In Lysinibacillus sp. FSL M8-0337, the following proteins share a genomic window:
- a CDS encoding four-carbon acid sugar kinase family protein, whose amino-acid sequence MVTKKTSEVFSSLLESNHKQIQIQLKDELRSFYHKIVVLDDDPTGVQTVHGVSVYTDWTEESIKQGFREKNRVFFLLTNSRSFSAEETAVVHRDIAHRVHAISLQEGKPYVLISRGDSTLRGHYPLETETLKTSIEEISDTTFDGEIIIPFFEEGGRLTIQNIHYVQYGDELVPAGETEFAKDRTFGFVSSHLGEWIEEKTKGAYTKEDTIYITLEDLRSQNLKAIQAQLLAAKNFRKIVVNAAAYSDVEIFVTALLQVMKAGKSYIFRSAASLTKVLGGISDKPLLSRDELLTDKSSSGGLIVVGSHVQKTTDQLYALLDSGLVTGVELDVHLVHDDEKFQQEVQRVRTTCEELIRAGKSVVYYTRRERLDLGENQGENELQLAVKISNAVTSIVYNLQVQPKYIVAKGGITSSSVGTIGLSVKRATVAGQIKPGIPVWKIGQESKFPDSSYIIFPGNVGTINTLKEVIEVLEGEIK is encoded by the coding sequence ATGGTAACGAAAAAAACATCAGAAGTGTTTTCGAGCCTTCTTGAATCGAATCATAAGCAAATTCAAATTCAATTAAAGGATGAGCTAAGGAGTTTTTATCATAAAATCGTTGTTCTTGATGATGACCCAACCGGTGTTCAAACCGTTCATGGTGTTTCGGTTTATACGGATTGGACAGAAGAAAGCATTAAGCAAGGATTTCGCGAAAAGAATCGGGTTTTTTTTCTGTTAACAAACTCCCGCAGTTTTTCAGCAGAGGAAACAGCAGTCGTCCATCGGGACATCGCACACCGTGTACATGCTATTTCTTTGCAAGAAGGAAAGCCTTATGTGTTGATTAGTCGAGGGGATTCCACATTGCGAGGCCATTACCCTCTAGAGACGGAAACATTGAAAACTTCAATTGAAGAAATTTCTGATACAACGTTTGATGGGGAAATTATTATTCCTTTTTTTGAAGAAGGCGGTCGTTTAACAATCCAAAATATTCATTATGTTCAGTATGGAGATGAACTTGTTCCAGCAGGTGAAACTGAATTTGCAAAAGACCGTACTTTTGGTTTTGTTTCCTCTCATTTGGGCGAATGGATTGAAGAAAAAACAAAAGGTGCTTATACAAAAGAAGATACAATTTATATCACGCTTGAAGACTTACGCTCACAAAATCTGAAAGCCATACAAGCGCAATTACTAGCAGCAAAAAATTTTAGGAAAATTGTTGTGAATGCAGCAGCTTATAGCGATGTTGAAATATTTGTTACTGCCTTGCTGCAAGTCATGAAAGCAGGGAAATCATATATTTTTAGGAGTGCCGCTTCTTTAACAAAAGTTTTAGGCGGTATTTCGGATAAGCCGCTTTTATCAAGAGATGAGCTGCTGACAGATAAGTCGTCCAGCGGGGGACTGATTGTAGTTGGTTCCCATGTGCAAAAAACAACAGACCAATTATACGCACTTCTGGATAGTGGTCTTGTCACAGGGGTAGAGCTTGATGTTCATCTTGTGCATGATGATGAGAAGTTTCAACAAGAGGTTCAACGTGTTCGCACTACTTGCGAAGAGCTAATCAGAGCAGGTAAATCCGTTGTGTATTACACTCGTCGCGAGAGGCTAGATTTAGGAGAAAATCAAGGTGAAAACGAACTTCAATTAGCTGTTAAAATTTCAAATGCTGTGACAAGTATTGTTTACAATTTACAGGTACAGCCAAAATACATTGTTGCAAAAGGCGGAATTACTTCTTCAAGCGTGGGTACAATTGGACTATCGGTTAAGCGTGCGACAGTAGCTGGCCAAATAAAACCCGGAATTCCCGTATGGAAAATAGGACAAGAAAGCAAATTCCCCGATTCATCTTACATCATTTTCCCTGGCAATGTCGGCACAATCAATACGCTAAAAGAAGTAATTG
- the garR gene encoding 2-hydroxy-3-oxopropionate reductase, whose product MKKKIGFIGLGIMGAPMVRNLLKKGNDVTVFDINTTTVDMLAQEGANKAASSKEVALTSDVVITMLPQGADVFQAIFGEHGVMEGARPDMIIIDMSSVTPSESKDMFELSANRGVHFLDAPVSGGEPKAIDGTLTIMVGGKEEVFERVKDILGNMGSNIVHVGDSGCGTTAKLANQIIVNLNIAAISEALVLATKAGIHVEKMYEAIRGGLAGSTVMDAKMPMILNRNFQAGGRVDINLKDIKNVMNTAHELAVPLPLSAQLLEIFYSLKADGKDRLDHASIVQHYEKLANVEVSREGQSSW is encoded by the coding sequence ATGAAGAAAAAAATAGGATTTATTGGACTGGGCATTATGGGGGCACCAATGGTTCGCAACCTTTTAAAAAAAGGTAATGATGTGACTGTATTCGATATAAATACAACCACAGTTGATATGCTTGCACAAGAAGGCGCTAACAAGGCAGCTTCTAGTAAGGAAGTAGCATTAACAAGTGATGTGGTGATTACAATGTTACCGCAAGGGGCAGATGTTTTCCAAGCAATTTTCGGCGAACATGGGGTAATGGAAGGTGCTCGTCCGGATATGATTATTATCGACATGAGTTCAGTCACACCGTCGGAATCAAAAGATATGTTCGAGCTCTCTGCCAATCGAGGCGTCCATTTCCTTGATGCACCAGTTAGTGGTGGGGAGCCAAAAGCAATTGATGGAACATTGACAATTATGGTTGGTGGAAAGGAAGAGGTATTTGAAAGGGTAAAAGACATTCTTGGGAATATGGGGAGTAACATCGTTCATGTTGGTGATTCAGGCTGTGGCACGACAGCAAAGCTAGCCAATCAAATAATCGTAAATTTAAATATTGCTGCTATTTCCGAAGCACTTGTGTTAGCGACAAAAGCCGGTATTCATGTGGAGAAAATGTATGAGGCAATTCGTGGTGGACTTGCGGGAAGCACCGTAATGGATGCTAAAATGCCAATGATTCTTAATCGAAACTTTCAAGCGGGTGGCCGTGTCGACATTAATCTGAAAGATATAAAAAATGTAATGAATACTGCACATGAGCTAGCTGTTCCACTGCCATTATCGGCGCAACTTTTAGAAATTTTTTATAGTTTAAAGGCAGATGGAAAAGATAGGCTCGATCACGCAAGCATTGTCCAACATTATGAGAAATTAGCGAATGTTGAAGTTTCAAGAGAGGGGCAATCATCATGGTAA
- a CDS encoding gluconate:H+ symporter: MLTGHTLIFGFVLALIVLFVLIIRFKWDAFVSLLVVALGLGLLSGIPAKEIPGIIATGFGNTLAGVGILIGLGILFGQFLASSGAINKIATGMLSVFGVKKSPYAIAMTSITVSIPVFFDAAFIILHKLIQNISLKTKIALSTFVAILSIGLITAHSLIIPTPGPLVVADHTGSDIGVFLLYGLLVSIPGVLVGGVMYGKFIGKRIANNGRLDDYEMSEGNSTIADRKEISTVLSFSILALPIILILSNTFMNLLFRGNPEHFIPTIFSVIGDKNVALLISLVVAIFTLKPYIKEDSKIMFAKAFDQCGLVILITGAGGSFGKVVQETGIGDLLIAMMQGLNMPALLLAFLFSQILRASLGSATVALVTTSAIMGPLATDLGVSPVLLGLAICAGGVGLSLPNDSGFWVVSKFGRLSITETIRVWTIGGFLSGVTVLLFVYILSIFQGILPGL, from the coding sequence ATGTTAACAGGTCATACACTCATTTTTGGATTTGTTCTTGCTTTAATTGTTTTATTTGTCCTTATTATTAGATTCAAATGGGATGCCTTCGTCTCTCTTTTAGTCGTTGCCCTTGGTCTTGGCTTATTGTCAGGCATTCCTGCGAAAGAAATCCCTGGCATTATCGCTACCGGATTTGGCAATACACTAGCTGGTGTTGGTATTTTAATTGGACTTGGAATATTATTTGGTCAATTTTTAGCATCATCAGGGGCCATTAATAAAATTGCTACTGGGATGCTAAGCGTCTTTGGGGTGAAAAAATCTCCTTACGCTATTGCAATGACATCGATTACTGTTTCAATTCCTGTATTCTTTGATGCAGCGTTTATTATTTTACATAAATTAATCCAAAATATTTCCCTTAAAACAAAAATAGCACTTTCTACTTTTGTTGCAATTCTTTCGATTGGATTAATTACTGCCCATAGTTTAATTATCCCCACACCAGGGCCATTAGTGGTTGCTGACCATACAGGCTCGGATATCGGAGTATTTCTTCTTTATGGATTGCTTGTTTCCATTCCTGGCGTACTCGTAGGTGGCGTCATGTATGGAAAGTTTATCGGGAAGCGCATTGCAAATAATGGACGTCTTGATGATTATGAAATGTCTGAAGGAAATAGCACAATTGCTGACAGAAAAGAAATTTCAACAGTTCTTTCATTTAGCATACTCGCTTTACCAATTATTTTGATTTTATCGAACACATTCATGAATTTACTGTTCAGAGGCAACCCAGAACATTTCATTCCAACTATATTTTCCGTTATCGGAGATAAAAATGTTGCGCTGTTAATTAGTTTAGTTGTCGCGATTTTTACCTTAAAGCCATACATCAAGGAAGATTCTAAAATCATGTTTGCCAAAGCATTTGATCAATGTGGTTTGGTCATCCTTATTACTGGAGCAGGTGGTTCCTTTGGTAAAGTGGTTCAAGAGACAGGCATCGGTGATTTACTAATTGCTATGATGCAAGGGCTTAACATGCCTGCATTATTGCTTGCATTTTTATTTTCGCAAATTCTTCGTGCATCGCTTGGGTCTGCCACGGTTGCGCTTGTGACAACATCTGCAATTATGGGGCCGTTAGCGACGGATCTTGGCGTATCGCCAGTCTTACTGGGTCTTGCAATTTGTGCAGGCGGCGTCGGTTTATCACTTCCTAACGATTCTGGATTCTGGGTAGTAAGTAAATTTGGACGTTTATCTATAACAGAAACTATAAGAGTTTGGACTATTGGGGGCTTCTTATCAGGTGTAACCGTATTACTATTCGTCTACATTCTCAGCATATTCCAAGGGATTTTACCAGGGTTATAA
- a CDS encoding MurR/RpiR family transcriptional regulator — protein MLSFEERINSKMNSLTISERKIVEQLKMHEQPFLLSMNELSLLSKVSEPSVVRLYRKLGYTSYQELKVALAQEQVNNGITSIGNYNEIKDEDLADVVFDKMADQLATAMSMTKEKINVQQMEEAVQIISKADRLFFFGQGLSGNIAEDGAHKFMRMGGTTIAVKDPHYQAIYANHMSKDDVVIVISHSGETVNIIEVVKISQKNGAFVIVITSNSNTTLAQMADTLLLTQAQETEKRSDAMVSRLMQLALIDTLFTRVVAIGGSHVKEAINRSRLAVTRMKK, from the coding sequence TTGTTAAGCTTTGAAGAAAGAATTAATAGCAAAATGAACTCGCTAACAATTTCTGAGAGGAAGATAGTTGAGCAGCTAAAAATGCATGAGCAACCTTTTTTGCTATCAATGAACGAACTTTCACTATTGAGCAAGGTGAGTGAGCCGAGTGTTGTTCGACTGTATAGAAAGCTTGGTTATACTAGTTACCAAGAGTTAAAAGTAGCGCTTGCTCAAGAACAAGTAAATAACGGTATCACATCAATAGGGAATTACAATGAGATTAAGGATGAAGATCTTGCTGATGTCGTATTCGATAAAATGGCCGATCAGCTTGCTACAGCGATGTCGATGACAAAAGAAAAAATAAACGTTCAACAGATGGAAGAAGCGGTTCAAATTATCTCAAAAGCAGACAGGTTGTTTTTTTTCGGACAAGGTCTTTCAGGTAACATTGCAGAAGATGGTGCTCATAAATTTATGAGAATGGGCGGTACGACAATCGCTGTAAAGGATCCACATTACCAAGCGATTTATGCGAACCATATGAGTAAAGATGATGTTGTCATTGTCATATCGCATTCCGGAGAAACGGTCAATATTATAGAGGTAGTGAAAATAAGTCAAAAAAATGGAGCATTTGTCATTGTTATTACATCGAATTCAAACACAACGCTTGCTCAAATGGCTGATACGTTGCTTCTTACGCAGGCGCAAGAGACAGAAAAGCGATCGGATGCGATGGTCAGTCGCCTCATGCAACTTGCTTTAATTGACACCTTATTTACAAGGGTTGTTGCAATCGGAGGGAGTCATGTAAAAGAAGCCATTAATCGTTCAAGATTAGCTGTTACTAGAATGAAGAAGTAA